A region from the Xenopus laevis strain J_2021 chromosome 4S, Xenopus_laevis_v10.1, whole genome shotgun sequence genome encodes:
- the rab7a.S gene encoding RAB7A, member RAS oncogene family S homeolog translates to MTSRKKVLLKVIILGDSGVGKTSLMNQYVNKKFTNQYKATIGADFLTKEVMVDDRLVTMQIWDTAGQERFQSLGVAFYRGADCCVLVYDVTAPNTFKTLDSWRDEFLIQASPRDPENFPFVVLGNKVDLENRQVTTKRAHVWCHSKNNIPYFETSAKEAINVEQAFQTIARNALKQETEVELYNEFPEPIKLDKNDRAKASAESCSC, encoded by the exons ATGACTTCCAGGAAGAAAGTGCTGCTGAAGGTCATCATCCTTGGGGATTCTGG GGTTGGCAAAACCTCTCTCATGAACCAGTATGTGAATAAGAAGTTCACTAACCAGTACAAAGCcactataggggcagattttctcACTAAGGAGGTGATGGTGGATGACAGATTGGTCACAATGCAG ATATGGGACACAGCTGGGCAGGAGAGGTTCCAATCGCTTGGGGTCGCTTTCTACAGAGGGGCCGACTGCTGCGTGTTGGTCTACGATGTCACAGCTCCCAACACTTTCAAGACTCTGGACAGTTGGCGAGATGAATTCCTTATCCAGGCGAGCCCAAGGGACCCTGAGAACTTTCCCTTTGTTGTGTTGGGGAATAAGGTTGACCTTGAGAACAGACAA GTAACCACAAAGAGAGCCCATGTGTGGTGCCATAGCAAAAACAACATTCCATATTTTGAAACCAGTGCAAAGGAAGCTATAAATGTGGAACAGGCTTTTCAAACGATTGCACGGAACGCACTTAAACAG GAGACAGAGGTGGAGCTGTACAATGAATTCCCAGAACCCATCAAATTGGACAAAAATGACAGAGCAAAGGCCTCTGCTGAGAGCTGCAGCTGCTGA